The DNA window GGAAACGAAGGACAAGTGAAGACTCGTATAATGCAATATGAAGAAAGGATAAAAGGTAACGGAACACAGAAGAAGGATTCTGTTGGAATTAGAATAAATCCAGCcagggaggccaaagaagtggccCTAGCTAGAATTGTTGAAATTCATAAGTTTGAAATGTCCGAAAATggataccaagaaaggataaaaggtaAAGGAAAACCGAAGGATTCTCTTGAAATTAGAAGGAATCCAACTACGGAGGCCATAAAAGTGGCCTTAGCTAGGATTGTTGAAATACCTAAGTTTGAAAAGTCCTACCAAGCTGCAAGGGTAGCCCAAAtccgaaaatttgaaaatatgttaaGAGAAACGATgacagaaaatagcccaggaacAGAAGCAGATTCTGGTATTTTTGTGGTGATTATGGAGCAACTATGATGGGAGAGATACTGGCACGGAATCAGAGAACTTATCTTAGAAGGGAAGCGAAAGATAGAGCCATATTAAGGATCAGACGAATTGCAATGGATGAAGTCTCTCCAGACAAGAGAGGCTTAGTATACGATCTTATTCAGCtctgggaagaggctctgaaaggcGAGAAAATAGACAAGAAAAAGAAGATTGTTATTGAAGTGATAGAAGAAGGGATCGTAAAAAGGAACATCGAGTATCTCGAAAATATAATACGAGGAAACATACAGGAAGACGATCTTCGTGGACAATCTCGGGACTTCAGAAACCAACTCAGGAGGGTCGCTAAAGATATAGCCTCGGCACAGATAAGAAAAAGAGTGGAAGAGGAAATGGCCTCTGAGAAAAGAGGCGTAGTTTATGATCTTACTAAACGATATGAAACCGCATTAAAAGGAGACAAAATTGAAGCGAAAAATGAATATCAAGAGGCAAGAAAAAGCCAGACATTAGAAAACCTTATCGAGTGTTTTGAAAATAGGTTACAAGAAAAAACAGAGACTGAAGGCGATCTTCTTGGGCAATCTACAGACTTCAGGGAAAATCTTAACAGGAAGGCTAAGGATATCGCTTTAGCCAGGATAAGTCAAATAATACAAGAGTGGTTAtcagaagaacaaaatgaaaacgtctggaaaagtgaAAACATTGATGATAAAACAGAAATTGAAGGCGATCTTCTGGGGCAGTCTCCAGACTTCAGGGAAAATCTTAACAGGAAGGCTAAGGATATCGCTTTAGCCAGGATAAGTCAAATAATACAAGAGTGGTTAtcagaagaacaaaatgaaaaaggcTACCAAGAATCAAATAGCCCTGGAACAAAAGCTGATTCTGCCAGTAAAAGTGGTGAATATCCAGAAATTATGATGATGAACGGAATAATgaagagaaagcatcttaggagagAAGCAAAAGATGTGGCCCTAATAAGGATCAGACAGATTGCACAGGAGGAAATCTCACAGCAAAAAGGCGACAAAGTATACGCTCTTATTAAACTGAGGGAAGAGGCTCTGAAACACGAGAAAACGGATAAGAGACAGGAGGTTAAccttgaagaaatagaagaaggaatCGTAGAAAGGggtatccagtattttgaaaaccTCATTAGAGGAATTATTGTATCAGACTGTTGTCAGGCCATCGAATGGGGTCTTCAAGGAGTGGGAGCACATGAGGAACTATCggaacaaaatgaaaacgtctggaaaagtgaAAACATTAAAAAGGAACTTCAAGACTATCAAGAAGCAAATAGCTCAGGAACACAAGGATATTCTGCtagtaatagtgatgattatgaagaaattataaagcTAAAGGTAATGGGACGCAAACAAACAGCTGATCTTAGGAGGAAAGCCAAAGATAAAGCCTTTTtcaagattagacgaattgcaatggAGGAGGTCTTTCCAGAAGAGAGACGCTTAGTCTATGGTCTTGTTCAAGTATGGGAAAAGGCTCTGAAAGGTGACAAAATAGAGAAGATGAAGAAGGTTATTCATGAAGTAATAGAAAAAGGCAATGTAAAAAGGCATATCCAGAAATTTGAAAATGCCATACGAGGAAACTTGAAAGAAGGCGATCTTGGTGGACAACCTCGGGACTTCAGAAACCATCTTAGGAGGACCACTAAAGATAAGGCCTTGGCCCAGATAAGAAAATTAGTACAAGAGGAAATGTCTGAGAAAACAGGCCGAGTTTATGATCTTACTGAACTACATGAAAATGCAATCAAAGGagacaaaattgaaaagaaaagtgaATATAAGGCAATAAAAAGCCAAATAATAGAAAACCTAAtggagtattttgaaaatatgttacaagagaaaacagaaaatgaaggccatcttcttgggcaatctccaggcttgagagagaatcttaaaaggaaaagtgaaaacattGAAAAGG is part of the Palaemon carinicauda isolate YSFRI2023 unplaced genomic scaffold, ASM3689809v2 scaffold2458, whole genome shotgun sequence genome and encodes:
- the LOC137636181 gene encoding calponin homology domain-containing protein DDB_G0272472-like — protein: MMGEILARNQRTYLRREAKDRAILRIRRIAMDEVSPDKRGLVYDLIQLWEEALKGEKIDKKKKIVIEVIEEGIVKRNIEYLENIIRGNIQEDDLRGQSRDFRNQLRRVAKDIASAQIRKRVEEEMASEKRGVVYDLTKRYETALKGDKIEAKNEYQEARKSQTLENLIECFENRLQEKTETEGDLLGQSTDFRENLNRKAKDIALARISQIIQEWLSEEQNENVWKSENIDDKTEIEGDLLGQSPDFRENLNRKAKDIALARISQIIQEWLSEEQNEKGYQESNSPGTKADSASKSGEYPEIMMMNGIMKRKHLRREAKDVALIRIRQIAQEEISQQKGDKVYALIKLREEALKHEKTDKRQEVNLEEIEEGIVERGIQYFENLIRGIIVSDCCQAIEWGLQGVGAHEELSEQNENVWKSENIKKELQDYQEANSSGTQGYSASNSDDYEEIIKLKVMGRKQTADLRRKAKDKAFFKIRRIAMEEVFPEERRLVYGLVQVWEKALKGDKIEKMKKVIHEVIEKGNVKRHIQKFENAIRGNLKEGDLGGQPRDFRNHLRRTTKDKALAQIRKLVQEEMSEKTGRVYDLTELHENAIKGDKIEKKSEYKAIKSQIIENLMEYFENMLQEKTENEGHLLGQSPGLRENLKRKSENIEKELQDYQEASSSGTQGYSASNSDDYEDIIKLKVMGRKQTADLRRKAKDKAFFKIRRIAMEEVFPEETLSIWSCSRMGRGSER